The following proteins come from a genomic window of Mycolicibacterium rufum:
- a CDS encoding ATP-dependent Clp protease proteolytic subunit, with protein MRGASSGLNLVDSVYERLLSERIIFLGSQVDDDIANRLCAQILLLSAEDPTKDIHLYINSPGGSISAGMAIYDTMVLAPCDVATYAMGMAASMGEFLLAAGTKGKRYALPHARILMHQPLGGITGGAADIAIQAEQFASIKKEMFRLNAEFTGQTIERIEADSDRDRWFTAQEALEYGFVDHIITSVTINGDGPGAGIDK; from the coding sequence ATGCGTGGCGCCTCCTCGGGCCTCAACCTTGTCGACTCGGTCTATGAGCGCTTGCTGTCCGAGCGCATCATCTTCCTCGGCTCCCAGGTCGACGACGACATCGCCAACCGGCTGTGCGCGCAGATCCTGCTGCTCTCGGCCGAGGACCCGACCAAGGACATCCACCTCTACATCAACTCGCCCGGCGGCTCGATCAGCGCAGGCATGGCGATCTACGACACCATGGTGCTCGCTCCCTGCGATGTGGCGACCTATGCGATGGGCATGGCCGCCTCGATGGGCGAGTTCCTGCTCGCCGCAGGCACCAAGGGCAAGCGGTACGCGCTGCCGCACGCCCGCATCCTGATGCACCAGCCGCTCGGCGGCATCACCGGTGGCGCCGCGGACATCGCCATCCAGGCCGAGCAGTTCGCCTCGATCAAGAAGGAGATGTTCCGTCTCAACGCGGAATTCACCGGACAGACGATCGAACGCATCGAGGCCGACTCGGACCGCGACCGCTGGTTCACCGCGCAGGAAGCTCTCGAGTACGGCTTCGTCGATCACATCATTACCAGCGTGACCATCAACGGCGACGGACCGGGAGCAGGAATCGACAAATGA